TACTAATACCTTTAATCCTTGCGATCCTCCCTGCATTTGTTAAATCCAACAAAAATAACGGTATTGCCAATATCGCGGGGTACACACTTGCGCTTGGCATAGCAGTTGTCTTAGCATCGCATCCCAGTGAAAAACTGTTGTTTCTGAACTTTTTCTATATTGACGCATTAAGTATGTACTTCATGCTTACCGTTACGGTGATAAACCTCGCGACTGCGTTATATTCTACGGGATACATACAAAACGATTTAGACAAAAAAGTTATTTCACAAAAAAAAGCGCGGTTATACTACGTTTTGTTCAATATATTCACATTCACTATGCTGTTAGTAACCGTACTCAACAACCTGGGTATCGTATGGGTTGCGATCGAGATGACAACGCTCACTTCCGCGTTTCTTGTAGGGTTTTATAACGACAAAAAATCGGTGGAAGCTGCATGGAAATACATAATCATATGTTCAGTCGGTCTCACACTTGCGTTTCTCGGAACCATACTGTTTTACTATACAGTCTCAAAAGACGGCGGGATGACAAGCCTTAACTGGACTGACATGGTATCAGTCATCCAGCGGCTGAACCCGCAGGTACTAAAAATAGCGTTTTTATTTATCATAGTAGGTTACGGCACAAAAGCCGGCCTTGCACCGATGCACACCTGGCTTCCTGACGCGCACAGCCAGGCATTAGCGCCGATAAGCGCGTTACTTTCCGGCGTACTGCTAAAAATATCATTCTACGCTATACTAAGGTTCTCAGTTATTGTTAACCAAAGCATAGGTTCACAGTTTACAGGACGGTTATTCATAATCTTCGGCTTGATTTCACTTGGTATTTCCGCAGGGTTCATACTATTGCAAAAAGATATCAAACGCCTGCTCGCGTATCATAGCGTTGAGCATATCGGTATCATAGCATTCGGTACAGGTATCGGCGGTGAATTAGGTTTATTTGGCGCTTTACTTCATGTGTTTAACCACGCAGCAACAAAAGCGTTAATGTTTTTCAGTGCGGGTAATATTATTAAACAATACGATACGCATAACATGCATTTAATAAAGGGTGTAATCAAAACTATGCCGTTCACCGGTTTCTTCGCTCTTACCGGCGCGTTTGCGCTTGGCGGCCTTCCACCGTTCTCTATTTTCTTAAGTGAACTAATAATTTTAATTGCCGGGTTCACAAAAGGCGCAGTCGTTGCGAGCTGCATATTCCTGGTATTTTTAGCAACAATTTTTGGCGCACTGATTTTTCATTTCAGTAAAACAATCTTCGGTCCTGCCCCTGAGGGCGCTATTACTGAAAAAGTACCGTTAACCACAAAAATATCGTTTCTCCTGCTATTCACCTTGATTGTACTGTTAGGCATATATATCCCTCAATATTTTGGAACACTGATTACCTCCGCAGCTGCGGTTCTGCAAGGAGCATAGTAAATTATGGAATATAATGATATTTTGAAGGAACTAAAAGATAAACATAACGTCCTGCCGGAGAACATTATAACCCTCCACGGTGAGGAAGTGTATATTGAAACCCCGGATAACACTTTTGCTAGTGCGTGCCGGTTTTTGCATAAAAAACTCAAATCACCGGTAATGATGATGTATGCCACAGATGAACGTAAAGACCGCAGCAGGTACGTTTTATACTGCGTATTTATCAGTGTTGAACACAAAAAATGGTATTTCTTAAAAACCCCAATCCCAGGCGACAACCCAGCGTTTCAATCCATAGCGAAAGACATTTTTTCTGCTAACCTTTTTGAACGCGAGATAAAAGAAATGTTTGGGATAAAGCCTGAAGGCAATCCTGATATGCGCACACTGCGGTTACATGAAGAAGTATGGCCACCCAACAACTTTCCATTACGTAAAGATTTTAGTGCTGCTAGTGCAATAAAAACGTCAGCAGTAACAAAACAAGGTTATAAGTTCAACAAAATTGATGGTGAAGGAATCTTTGAAATCCCGGTCGGGCCGGTCCATGCGGGTATCATAGGCCCCGGGCATTTCAGGTTCAGTGTTGCCGGTGAACCTGTGATCAACCTCGAGATACGATTAGGGTTCACTCATCGCGGGATTGAGAAACTCCTTGAAGGTAATCACCCGCTAGACGGGATAACACTTGCAGAATGTGTCAGCGGCGACACTGCGTTTGCGCATTCACTTGCATACTGTAATGCCCTAGAAAA
This genomic window from Elusimicrobiota bacterium contains:
- a CDS encoding hydrogenase 4 subunit F, which gives rise to MQALFILLIPLILAILPAFVKSNKNNGIANIAGYTLALGIAVVLASHPSEKLLFLNFFYIDALSMYFMLTVTVINLATALYSTGYIQNDLDKKVISQKKARLYYVLFNIFTFTMLLVTVLNNLGIVWVAIEMTTLTSAFLVGFYNDKKSVEAAWKYIIICSVGLTLAFLGTILFYYTVSKDGGMTSLNWTDMVSVIQRLNPQVLKIAFLFIIVGYGTKAGLAPMHTWLPDAHSQALAPISALLSGVLLKISFYAILRFSVIVNQSIGSQFTGRLFIIFGLISLGISAGFILLQKDIKRLLAYHSVEHIGIIAFGTGIGGELGLFGALLHVFNHAATKALMFFSAGNIIKQYDTHNMHLIKGVIKTMPFTGFFALTGAFALGGLPPFSIFLSELIILIAGFTKGAVVASCIFLVFLATIFGALIFHFSKTIFGPAPEGAITEKVPLTTKISFLLLFTLIVLLGIYIPQYFGTLITSAAAVLQGA